The DNA window CCGAgggacgacgaggacgacgaaTTCGGAGAGGTGTGCCACGGCATCCAGCAGGTGAGCTGCATGGATCTGCTGCGGTCGAGCGACGCGGAGGGCGCGCGAGCCGAGACGCGCGACTCCGTGATCGCCCGATACGTCTACAAGGAGTCCAACTTGTTCATGAGCCCCGCGACGGAGCTGCCGGCGCCCTCCCAGTTGGACGGGCTCTTCCCTTTGAGACCGTTCTCCGCGTACTCGGCCGGTCCGAACCTGTTCAGGGACGCGCCGGGTGTGTGGCGCGCGTACAGCAGCCGATCGGAGCCGGAGAGACCAGGATCCGGCGGACACGAGTTGTTGTGTAAATACTGTAACTGTGGACAAGGCTCTCTAGGATCGAGACCGCCATGCCGCTGTATGTGGTACAGCAAAGACGAGCAGGATGGCAAAGGTGGCATTCAATCGGCCATGGCCCAAGGCTACGGCCAGTTGGAAAGTTACCAAAGTGCGACTCCTCAGGAGCAGCTCACTTTGTCCGCCATCAAGACCGAACCTTCGCTTTGGATGGATTGCTCCGATCGCAGTTTCAggtaacagaaaaacacactcactcactcgcacacgcacacacacacacaaacacataaaaaaacagatttcaatGATTTGCTATGACTTGGTTTTAAATTTGCATCAAGTCAGGAGGGCAGCCTCGTTAAAGAGCTACATTCTTACCTACCAGCTTTTTTAGTCTTATATTTCTGTaatcagtaacaaaaatgcAGATGAACTTTATACGCTTTAATCTGCCAAGCTTTACAATTGGTCTAAATAAGCCTGCCAATGGaggattttgttctttttgaatgtgtgtgaattTTAACGCTTTATTAAATCCATTACATTACTTTAGCACCTCCAGTTCTTCTTGTATTCATATCCGGATCGTGACTTTAAAGGAATGATTGCACATGCCACAAggcaaacaaatcaaaatgcaCTATTGTATCACGCTATTACCAATTCAGGAACCTAGTCCAGCTGCAGAGACAGATGTGTCTCGGCATTCAATAATGTTTTTCCCCCAACACCCGCATGTGCTCTCAGCGGCCTTGGCCAAGATGTGTTTTAGCATCAAAGTTCACTCTATCCCGAACTTTCCACTAATACCACGTAATATATCAATGTCACTATAAACAAGAGATAGAGCACCTGCTCGGTGCTCgcaaaaaaagacaatgtcctgtTTCCACGTTTTCCTCTCTAACAGCCTTGAACAGGCAACTAATCGCAGGTGTGCCTGTCTTTCAGATCAAATCACATTGTTATTGCATAGTCAATCCCGGAACAGGGAAATATCCTACTGTAATTGGATTGGATTTAGGGAATTAGTTCCCTGAATGTCATAACAGGGAGCCTAACATCCTCTGAGGACATAGTGACTTAAGAGCTTGTTACTATGCACATCTACCCGTCTTGTCGCTCTCTGGCATGAAACTGTAAAACTCCGGGATCCTTTGAAACAGTCCAACTTACTtttacttctgtgtgtgtgtgtgtgtgtgtgtgggcgtgtgtgtgtgtgtgtgtgcagaaatgAGGATTTGTTTCCAGGTGTGTACCTGTCAGACAGGAGAGTGTGTCAGGTGTGCGGTGATGATGCCTCCGGCTGTCATTATGGAGCCGTCACTTGCGGCAGCTGCAAAGTGTTCTTCAAGAGGGCCGCAGCAGGTGGGTGCGACGCGcacgctggaaaaaaaaaaaaacacgccaaTGCACTCGCGCACGGACAATTACTCAACTGCTTATTTAATTTCTTACGCCCACCCGTACACGCGAGCAGGGCACCGTGACCTGACATTATGAGGTTGACTTGCTCGTTATCAGTCAACACCCACATATCTTCGCTTAGAGTGCGAGCCGAGGCTTTGTTGCGCTCGCTCCCTCAACCCCGCGGGGGGGCTTTTTCTGTACCACCAGGTAAGCAGAACCACCTGTGCGCCAGCCGGAACGACTGCACCATCGACAAGCTGAGGAGGAAGAACTGCGCCTCGTGCCGCCTGAAGAGATGCTTCATGTCGGGAATGAGCCTTAAAGGTGAGGTGGCGAGAACATCCCGAGGGAGAGGGAACTCTGTGCGGTGGCGTATTTGGAAAATGGCGTTATCACAGGGCCGTAATGTGCCTTACACCCGTTGGATCAGAACCTACCAATCACATGTTGTAGCTTCAATACAGTCTTAACAAATCAATTTCTGCCAAAGGCGTATTGGCCACGGATGGAGACCATTTCCCCCCGTGGTTATGAAAAGAACAGCTCCGGTGGTTGACGGACCCCATTCATATGATCTCCTTccagtttttttcccccagctATCTATTGTGTAACAAATCAGACATAACAACTTGAAGTGGAAGCTTCTTATCTCCTTTTTGGCCTCATGTCTTCTCGCCCGTATCGTGTGTGGCGCGGTTCTAGGTCGCAGGCTGAAGGGAAATGGACAGACGAGGAGcgcggaggaggagcagcagcagcaaggccCCGGAGAACGGGCCGGGAGGAGGGACGTCATCATGGAACCAGGGAGCTCCGCTGTCATGGCTCAGAGTGAGGATTCGGAGGGCCACCATCACCCTAACTTGCTACAGAACAGAGTCCATAAGAGGTGTCCCAATATTTccttttgatgtgtgtgtgtgtgtgtgtgtgtcttgagcAGCATCCCCGGCCCTGGCTCTGGGCATCCCCCCGACCCTGCGTTCGTGCCTCTCCCTGCTCAGCGTCCTGCAGGCCATCGAGCCGGCCGTGGTCAACGCGGGACACGACCACGCGCAGCCGGACAGCCCCGTGTCCTTGCTCACCAGCCTCAACGAGCTGGGGGAGAGACAGCTGGTAACGGTGGTGCGCTGGGCCAAGGCGATACCAGGTAAACTACTTCCGGTGGTTTCGGGTTTCGGCCCAATGCCAGACAAACGCTATCCATAGTGTCGGGCCGAGCGGCAACAATAAAACAACCACCACAAGGTCGGCCACGTCGAGTTGATAACACACGAGAGGCGGGCTCAGTCACTTCATGGCTAAATGCAGAGCTCACATTTCACCCTACGCGGCAACGGGAAGGACGTTTTTAATGCAACTCCATGTTCACGGTAACTAAAAAGCTCTACAGCCGCCAGGGACAAGTCTAATGTTTGATCTCGGAGCTGTTGCTTGCATTGTGCAAGGCCTCAACCTTTTGCTCTAGAGATAACAGGCAATGCCAGGACTTTATGCCAGCTGAGCATCCCCAGTTTGTTCCATTATTAGCCACTAGAGGGGGATGTGATCCCATTCAAGCCAAGATTGGCAGGCCAACATCTCCATTCTGTCATTTGTGTAATTGGGTCTATTATACCCGCCAGTGTTATTAAGTGTTCTTTCCTCCATGTGCAGATGTTTGGTTTAAAAGACAAAGTGTTCTCAACAGGTTTCCGTGACATGCACGTAGACGACCAGATGTCAGTGATTCAGTTGTCATGGATGGGGGTGATGGTGTTCGCTTTGGGCTGGAGGTCATACACTCTCACTAACAGCTCCCTGCTCTACTTCGCTCCAGACCTGGTTTTCAATGAGTAAGTCACGGAAAAACACTCCCTCTACACTTCATAGTGGTTTATTAGGCTGGGTCGGAATCCAACCAAGCGGAGAGACGTTCCCATTCCTGTTTGTTCAGGTCTAAACAGCCAAAATAATCACATTGACGTTAGGTCTCGTTGGAGTATAATTGCGCCCGTCACCGCGATTGGAGGGAAGGCCGCAGTGGAATGTGcttcagaggtttttttttttctttctttaaatcgCACAATGAACGGCGTGTTTTTCTAAGGCGAGACGGTAAACAACTTTGTTCTACTTTCACCGTTTCCTTTTCGTTTGATATAGTTCATTCCGTTTGATCTTCACGAATATACCaccatcatcccccccccaaaaaacttgCAAACTCCGTtgagtttgtttcttttactttcaCGTTGACACGTTTCAGATCCGCGCAGCAGCCTCTTtttgttaaaccccccccccccaaaacgtaTCTGACACCTGAACttctgtcttttgtctttttatttctaCTCAACGCAGAGTTTGTGGAGCAAATTGCCCGCAGTTGATTTACACGAATAACAATTTGGCCGCCTGTTATCATTAAATTGTTTTTCGGGGTGCTGAAGGAGGATGTTGCTCTGAATGCTAAAGCCAGCTCCAGGCCTCCGGAGCAGCTTTCACTCGGGCTGGCGTTTCGCGCGACATTAGCAAAACCCTCATTCCGTCTGCATTAGACCTCTGTCACTACGGGCTGCCTCTGACCTGCATGGTAATGGATACGCCTGCCCTCGTTGCTGACCCTcatttttctctgcctctctgtcgTTCTCTTTTTCCATTATCCACCTCACTCATTTCTTCTAACCTCTGcagctttttcctctttttcacttCTGCCTCCATTAATTGTCTTCGTCCTTTCTATATTTCTCTCAGCCTGACCACCTTTGTCCCCCCGGCACTCCTCCCAATGTCACACCCGGTGCTCTTacttccccgcccccccctcacagtgttttctttccccctccactcctcctcacAGCCAACGGATGGAAGTCTCCAGTATGTATGAACACTGTGTGAGGATGAAGCTGCTCTCCCAAAGGTTCTGCATGCTGAAGGTCACTCAGGAGGAGTTCCTCTGCATGAAGGCCCTGGTCCTCTTCAGCATCAGTGagtccgccggggggggggggggggtggaaataCGTTGAAAATAATAACTTGAGCGTCCACTGTGCAAGTGAAATACGACTGTAATAGAGTTCAGCCGTACTTCAGCGAATCGATGGGACGGATAAAGTCTCGGGGAGTTATCGCCGTGTGCTTTTGTGTTCACAGTGCCGATGGAGGGCCTGAAGAACCAGCGTTGTTTTGATGAACTGCGGACCTCCTACATCAAGGAGCTGGACCGCTTGGCCAGCCACTGCGGAGAGACCACCCGCACGCAGCGGCTGTTTCAGCTCACACAGCTGCTGGACTCCCTCCAGTCGGTAATGGACACAATTTGCCTTCATTTATCTGAAAACACCCCCTGCTGTGACTTTGTTATAGAAGTGGGTTCTTAGTTGACGCCACAGAACTACTGCTCGAGCAGGAAATGGTGCAAATCTTTATTTGACCTAAAacaatgctgtgtttttttttctcaactaaCAAGGCGGCATCAAGATAAGTTTGTCATTTCATGGCTGGTTGACTCTAGATCAGTTATTACATTTCCCACTTTCAGTGCAGTTACGGACAGACTTACGCATTAACTGTGACTCCATCCCAACCACAGCTATTGCTTCTCAACTTGCGGTACACCTCCGGTTTGTGTACTAATCCCCGGGCCATCCACCAGGGGTCAAATACATACATTAAGGTCATGTGACGGCATTAACGTCTCTTCACTGGTTGCAAATCAGAAGGGAAAAATGACGAGTCACTCTCTGGTGGTTTTATTGCAACATCAATAATAACTGTAGAGACCCATAACAAACTGACACGCATTGTCCAGGATGCGAAGCCCCCTAAATCTAGTCCAAGTCAACATTGTTTAATACCGGCTGGCTGCACTACAGCACTAACCTCCGTGCTGTattgacaggaagcagcagcagtaaagcagacacacaccggGACACCGACCGGGAAAGAAATGTAGTCTCAAGTTTAACAATGCAAGCGCTGAACGGCTATACAAAGTCCTCGAGAGCGCCAGCGAGCAATCTCTGAACGGATTACTGTGAAGAGGGAAGCACAACAGATTATTTAACCAAATTAGAATCCAGAACAGACtaaagcaacaaaagaaaagaaaaagattaatCAAGTTCTGTCTTTGAGGATGAGGGTATTAATAATTGACTTATCTGTTATTCATCTACAACAAACGTATGTGTATGAAGTGCTTCACAAAGTCTCAATTCATAAATAAATTAAGACATACACAgctatatatgtatgtgtgtgtatatgtgtagaaaatgtgtgtttacatgtatatacgtatatatatatatatatatatatatatatatatatatatatatatattactcctcctaaataaaagaaatttagtagaaagtacatttttaaattctgcCATCAAAATGAGctgattttatttcatgttgacTATAACTCTTCATTTGTGTtaccaaataaataaagtgtcaaaacaaatgtttgttagAACCCAAGTACAGTATAATCTTTTAAGTCAAAGTCAGTGAAACCTGAAATAGATCATGATTCTATACatatttattgtattactataCTATGCTTTATACTATAGTATGGTAtcgatttttaaaaacatttttgagctcttactgcagatttgaacaAAAAATTCTTTGTGGTGTGCGACAACTAGAGGGATGTGACCACTAGAGGGATGTGACCACTAGAGGGCGTTAATCGACTGCTTtttccatctgctgctgctggagcttgTAAAATTAAATTTCTAGTAACTATccagcttctttttcttttcttttttttttattctcacaaAATGCTTGGTTGGGGCGTGACCACGAGTGCTGTAAAGCTTCCTACCTAAGCGAAGCCAAGTTTTAGCCCCACGTCTTTCACTGTGGATTTACTCTTAAGGGCTCGGCTTTTGTCAGTGGCCCACTCTCGTCTGAGATGTTCTAATGCCGTACGAGCGAGAGGGCACCCAGGGATCCTCTGGCAGGTTCCTTTAGGCAGAAAACCGCAGGTGATGGAGACTTTACCTTTCGGCTTTACCCTGCCTGCGGGGCTTACTGCGTCACAATGAGTGTCATCTTTTTAAATCGCCTCCGCAAGCTTGTGTCAAAAGACAGGCTTCGATGTCCTTTGCCGTTTCCTCTTTAATCCGGaggctttgttcttttttttttttcttcttttttttttcttcccaaaacTCAGCACAAACGTCTGCGCTACATCTTTGGTCCTAATAACCTCGCCTCCCCTGCTTTTTCTTGACAGATTGTGAGGAAGTTGCACCAGTTCACCTACGATCTGTACCTCCAAGCCCAGTCCCTCCAGACGCGGGTCAACTTCCCAGAGATGATCTCCGAGATCGTCAGCGTCCACGTGCCCAAGATCCTCTCCGGCATGGTCAAGCCCATCCTTTTCCACAATACGGCCTAAAAAGCCGAGCCGCTGTGTTGAAACGGGAAAAGAGAGGGTTTGTGATTTTCACGAGGGCAAAGTGATACAGTCGAGCACAGTGAAGCCATGAAGGCCATAAAGCACATTCTTCCAAATCTAATTGCATCCACTTTGTTATTCTTACCGCCTGCTATCTGTATCACACACGACACGTGTTTCCTGGTGTCGATTTTAAAACCGCTATTTCATTTTTAGAATGCATTCCTTCCCACAGGCTCACAAAAGGCTTGTGAAACTGTCTGGCACgtagaggtcttcatatttaaCAGACGACGGGCTCTGTTTTATTTCAGGACGCGAGCCGGTGgtgagaaacccccccccaatcgCCCCCCCGTGTCCCGCAGAGTTCACGTTGccattgcttgtgtgtgtgtgcgcgctgtggTATGATATTTGCACTAGCTTCTTAACAATGAATGTTATTGTGTGCACCTGAGATGAGGGAAGTTGATTGACAGTTAATAAACGGTTGTGGCACGCATGCTAAGACACTAAGCTGTCCCGCCTGAATACAAGGACAAGCGGTTCTAATCGATAGGAATAATAGCCGACTAATCGTTTTAGTTgtccacaaaaaacaaataagcttTTAAACTGCAAGTGACTTCATCGATACCAATTccaaatgtatatttatgaatTTTCTATCATCAAAACGTCACACTAAAGAAAACAATTGCACGACATCAACGATGCTCGTTAGTCAACCAACTATTGGCAGatttatttggttttgtttactTTGCTTGTTTTGTATGTACTTTATTCAAGTACAGTTTTTCCAGGAGGGACATTTCATACCTTGTGACTTTTCTACAGTTTCTTAAAAAGTGTTCTTTGCAACTGCTTTATTCTGTGTCATCGTGCACTCATTGTAGCTTTTGATATTTTTGCTTAAACGTTTAAAAAGTAGGGTCCAGCCAAGAATCTGCTCATTTTGTTGCAGCACAGAACAGCTCATCGTgtaataaaaaaactgaagcATGAGTGTGTATCCGTTTGTTCAGAAAAAGGGCAGAGTGGAAAGAAATGCACCCGCCCATGTTGTTGCACAAATCTCTCCATAAAGTGTGGTCTCTTTTGAGCGCCTAAGTGTACGGTAGTGCACACGTTCCCTGCCTGATGTCTTTATATCGGTGCGCTTCACGGCCAAAGCGGACCGACGGGCTTTTAGAAAACTCCAGCGAGACCAGTCTTTTCCGCTCCGGGTGATCCCAGTCTCCACCCCGCCAGGTCATAGCTCACAGCGGGAGTCAGCAGCGTGTCACAGtgagaaattattattatttatttcgtCCATTTATCCTGCAGAAATCAGCCGCGTCTGCAGCCCCGTGTTTCACCACCATCTAGCGGCAGCTGTGGAGTCTGCGTCTGTAGCTGAGATGCACAACATCTGTTGGATCCATTGACATGTGCTTCCTAACGTCATCGGACACGGATTCACTCGATATTTGCACGGGGTCACCGTTAAATGGCCAGTCGCAAGCGGGGAGGTCAGGACACGGAAGGGTACAAGTTAATAAAGCGGATTGTAGTCAAAGGCAGCTTTGGGGGTCAAATAGTAAGAAACCTAGTAGCTTATTTGGAAGGAAAACCTCACcagaatataataataaaaacttaTTCATAGgaaagaatgtattttttaacaatatttacAATGCGTGTACATTAGAGCTGTAGAGAAAATGGCATATCTTTAAAGGCCGGTTTGTTTTTACATGGCACGGGTGACCTCTGTAGTAACTCCCACTTTCCTGGACAACCTCTTTCAACAAGTATTTGTCCCTCTCATAAGTGAATTGGAGCTGAACAGAGTTGGGTTTGAAGGGCACGTTGAAATATCCCTTATTTCTAAATATTCCCTGCTTCACATGCCTGCATGTGGCTTCCCCTTAAAAAGATTGGCGGCTCGTAGCTTCGCaatgattcaaaatgaaaatcgCCGGTGTCGACGTTTGAACTTAGTTTGGATTCCATTTGATTCTTGTGTTTTCTCCGAGTCTGCTCTGCATCAATATTACATGCCTACTCCAgcagaaggtggggggggggtttcccgtTGGATAGCGATGACCGCAGAGAGCACAAACACGCAGACCACAGACAACAAAAGTTGAAACTATTCCCTCGTGTGGAGATTTAAGAAAAGACTTAACAGGAGGAGTTGGGCTCAATCGTTACTTTGGATGTGcgagaataaaacacaaaggaaaacaactataaattatttttaaaaagggaagaaaacttGACGCCCGACGTAACCGAACGGCCATAATGTTCCCGTCTCATGTGGAATTACGGTTGGCACGTGGCTCAATTCTTCTTGCAGGACCTTCCATAAAACTCCAGCGATGATGTTTTTAACACCAGTTTACCGCAACTCTTACGGCTACAGTGACCGGAAAACAATTAGAAAAGAGGCGGTAAGATGACACCCCCGAATGGATTGTTCCTG is part of the Pungitius pungitius chromosome 2, fPunPun2.1, whole genome shotgun sequence genome and encodes:
- the LOC119210324 gene encoding progesterone receptor-like; protein product: MAFSLSLSDLEETSNSLIGSERDRLNTADTCACATTAELSKAVSVSLSLDSVSSPLNNMQQCAAGAFADFDPPAAENRSRRAPEFGAARAAHPEAGRFALSGADPRDDEDDEFGEVCHGIQQVSCMDLLRSSDAEGARAETRDSVIARYVYKESNLFMSPATELPAPSQLDGLFPLRPFSAYSAGPNLFRDAPGVWRAYSSRSEPERPGSGGHELLCKYCNCGQGSLGSRPPCRCMWYSKDEQDGKGGIQSAMAQGYGQLESYQSATPQEQLTLSAIKTEPSLWMDCSDRSFRNEDLFPGVYLSDRRVCQVCGDDASGCHYGAVTCGSCKVFFKRAAAGKQNHLCASRNDCTIDKLRRKNCASCRLKRCFMSGMSLKGRRLKGNGQTRSAEEEQQQQGPGERAGRRDVIMEPGSSAVMAQTSPALALGIPPTLRSCLSLLSVLQAIEPAVVNAGHDHAQPDSPVSLLTSLNELGERQLVTVVRWAKAIPGFRDMHVDDQMSVIQLSWMGVMVFALGWRSYTLTNSSLLYFAPDLVFNDQRMEVSSMYEHCVRMKLLSQRFCMLKVTQEEFLCMKALVLFSIMPMEGLKNQRCFDELRTSYIKELDRLASHCGETTRTQRLFQLTQLLDSLQSIVRKLHQFTYDLYLQAQSLQTRVNFPEMISEIVSVHVPKILSGMVKPILFHNTA